A part of Sulfurimonas sp. HSL-1716 genomic DNA contains:
- a CDS encoding DUF748 domain-containing protein, giving the protein MKTILKKIFFSAVIVYSIAGFLIVPYLIKTKVIGIADKQINGHIELRSAYFNPYSFRLTLNDLKLISPKNKTIFSVEKFSANIELYSLLMGNIHFRDIEINTPRLDVVYTKEKKLNLLSIAKGPDKKTSSPSSKPPRIMLDKISITDGSVRYEDYTGSAPYDVSVNDLQFVIRDIDTGDNNSTNKSTSTSVFRAELNDGAYIKITNSIKSISPFVADGSFEFEASRLYTQWKYLKDKLNIEVADGKVSIGSKYHVDLDDLTDLKIYDAAVNVSKLRVKPKNENFDILNVKSLKIEGISAMPLKQKAHISSLSLSGLNAKLQRIGEAKIDWQDYLKYSGDNNQTAGENKKESTASPFDLTIDDIDIKDFKVSLQDKYIIPNVTTTLDKFYLHIKNATTLGTTPLQYQLITQINNGFDCTAEGSLTMKKLDLFSSLNCSGLNLVQFRPYIDDAAKKSLKKYDLKLDSAVVNFDSKVDVKDENSSVNVKISDADFALKSLGISKKTTGERLFSLHEFNLKNISADTDKSSIEIASSSIIEPKIFLSRYKNGIVNIDKIVVPKAVKQAKKKDHGVQKDWRVLVKGFDIKDANVRFEDKTLAKPAKTSVDKIYFHAGNIDSKKWSWLNYDLSAKINNSGRIKANGKLRHTPLKQRGSIDIAKLSLKFLNPYIDEYTYMKLDDGYFGFKAKERFSPSKKSADLVVNGSLSIDELFINDTQNNSSLISFNKLSIPAYTFEYAPDRLYVDKAVLDSFYVDAVIDQNKTINFAKLSKVKPSDENLSVKNDTNQTQKNSFPIRIMDVTIKNGSAKFADLSLPLKFQTNIHDLNGKVYGISNQLVETSYIDLDGIVDAYGSAKINGSINAANPKLFTDMSVVFRNLDLSNLSPYSANFAGYKIDEGKLFLDLGYKIDNSKLDASNSIIIKKIKLGDTIKDDKITVLPLGFAIALLEDNDGVIDIDMPIKGDMNNPDFKYGALVWKTLGGLITKAVTAPFRLLGSMLGIDGEKLEAIDFEAGKTVLLPPEREKLDNLAKALNKRSKLRLMISGTYDDAADKKALQVAKLIEQVVKKSGITNEDEKRNALTAEMLEDIYKKYVKEDKLDEIRSKLEKEYTDKEQFKQKYLSRLVDIDSSFMTVSEDDVKKLADARAKTIRDYLIINHHLDETRVKFDAIKQTEITDKWIKTKLDVNVK; this is encoded by the coding sequence ATGAAAACTATTTTAAAAAAAATCTTTTTTAGTGCGGTGATCGTCTACAGTATAGCGGGCTTTTTGATAGTTCCCTATTTGATCAAAACAAAAGTTATAGGGATCGCCGATAAGCAGATAAACGGTCATATCGAGTTAAGATCCGCATACTTCAACCCCTATAGTTTCCGTCTTACTTTAAACGACTTGAAACTAATTTCTCCGAAAAATAAAACCATCTTTTCGGTGGAAAAATTCAGTGCGAATATAGAATTGTACTCGTTGTTAATGGGCAATATACATTTTAGGGATATAGAGATCAATACCCCTAGGCTGGATGTCGTCTATACAAAAGAGAAAAAATTGAATCTTTTAAGCATAGCGAAAGGACCGGATAAGAAAACATCCTCACCATCTTCGAAACCTCCGAGGATAATGCTCGATAAAATATCGATAACCGACGGATCTGTACGGTATGAGGATTATACCGGTTCGGCACCTTACGATGTTTCGGTGAACGATCTGCAGTTTGTTATCAGGGATATTGACACCGGTGATAATAACTCCACAAACAAAAGTACGTCCACATCCGTTTTTAGAGCAGAACTCAATGACGGCGCTTACATCAAAATAACCAACAGCATCAAATCGATCTCTCCTTTTGTGGCGGACGGCAGTTTTGAGTTTGAAGCGAGCAGGCTGTACACGCAGTGGAAATATCTAAAAGACAAATTAAATATCGAGGTAGCGGACGGCAAGGTCAGTATCGGTTCGAAGTATCATGTTGATCTTGATGACCTGACGGATCTAAAGATATACGATGCGGCAGTGAATGTCTCGAAACTAAGGGTAAAACCAAAAAATGAAAACTTCGACATTTTGAATGTGAAGAGCCTGAAAATAGAAGGTATCTCTGCTATGCCTTTAAAACAAAAAGCGCATATATCCAGTCTCTCTCTTTCGGGTTTGAATGCAAAGCTACAAAGGATCGGTGAGGCAAAGATAGACTGGCAGGATTATTTAAAATATAGTGGCGATAACAACCAAACGGCCGGCGAGAATAAAAAAGAGAGCACTGCGTCGCCTTTTGACCTTACAATTGACGATATAGATATAAAAGATTTCAAAGTAAGCCTGCAAGACAAGTATATCATTCCAAACGTGACAACGACTCTTGACAAGTTTTATCTGCACATCAAAAACGCAACGACGCTGGGTACTACCCCGTTACAATATCAGCTTATCACACAGATCAATAACGGGTTTGATTGTACGGCTGAGGGTTCTTTGACCATGAAAAAGCTGGATCTTTTTTCATCCCTCAACTGCAGCGGTCTGAATTTGGTGCAGTTTAGACCGTATATAGACGATGCCGCAAAAAAATCCCTCAAAAAGTATGATCTGAAACTGGACAGTGCTGTTGTGAATTTTGACTCGAAAGTAGATGTCAAAGATGAAAATTCATCCGTAAATGTAAAGATATCCGATGCCGATTTTGCATTGAAATCGTTGGGAATTTCGAAAAAAACGACTGGTGAACGGCTGTTCTCTTTACATGAGTTCAATTTAAAAAATATATCTGCAGATACGGATAAAAGTAGTATCGAAATTGCTTCCTCTTCGATCATAGAACCGAAGATATTTCTGTCCCGATATAAAAACGGCATTGTCAATATAGACAAAATCGTCGTGCCAAAAGCGGTGAAGCAGGCAAAGAAAAAAGATCATGGAGTGCAAAAAGATTGGAGAGTCCTGGTAAAGGGCTTTGATATAAAAGATGCAAATGTCAGGTTTGAAGATAAAACGCTTGCGAAGCCGGCAAAGACTTCGGTAGATAAAATATATTTTCACGCAGGAAACATCGATTCGAAGAAATGGAGCTGGCTCAATTATGATCTTAGCGCGAAAATAAATAACAGCGGCAGAATAAAAGCAAACGGCAAGCTCCGTCATACGCCTTTAAAACAAAGAGGAAGCATCGATATCGCGAAACTTTCATTGAAGTTTTTAAACCCCTATATCGACGAATATACATATATGAAACTTGATGACGGATATTTTGGTTTCAAAGCAAAAGAGAGATTCTCGCCGTCAAAAAAATCGGCCGATCTGGTTGTAAACGGATCGCTCAGCATAGATGAGCTTTTTATCAACGATACGCAAAATAACAGCAGTCTTATCTCTTTTAATAAACTTTCCATCCCCGCATATACTTTTGAATACGCCCCCGACAGGCTGTATGTGGATAAAGCCGTCCTCGATTCTTTTTATGTAGATGCCGTTATAGACCAGAACAAAACGATAAATTTTGCCAAGCTTTCTAAAGTAAAACCGAGTGATGAAAATCTGAGCGTGAAAAATGACACGAATCAGACACAAAAAAACAGTTTTCCGATCAGGATCATGGACGTGACGATAAAAAACGGAAGTGCAAAATTTGCCGACTTGTCCCTGCCTTTAAAGTTCCAGACCAACATTCATGATCTAAACGGCAAAGTGTACGGCATCTCGAACCAGTTGGTCGAGACAAGCTATATAGATCTTGATGGGATCGTGGACGCTTACGGTTCGGCAAAGATCAACGGTTCGATAAATGCTGCGAACCCTAAGCTTTTTACGGATATGAGCGTCGTATTCAGAAATCTCGATCTCAGTAATCTTTCTCCGTATTCCGCCAACTTTGCCGGTTACAAGATAGATGAAGGAAAACTGTTTTTGGATCTTGGGTATAAGATAGACAACTCCAAACTGGATGCTTCAAACAGCATAATCATCAAAAAAATAAAACTGGGCGATACCATAAAGGATGATAAGATCACGGTGCTTCCTTTGGGATTCGCCATTGCCCTGCTTGAAGACAACGATGGTGTCATAGATATCGATATGCCTATAAAAGGGGATATGAACAATCCGGACTTTAAATACGGCGCTTTGGTATGGAAAACTCTGGGAGGACTTATCACAAAAGCCGTAACGGCACCGTTTAGACTGCTTGGTTCTATGCTTGGTATAGACGGAGAAAAACTAGAAGCGATAGATTTTGAAGCGGGGAAAACCGTTTTACTGCCGCCGGAGAGAGAAAAACTTGACAATCTGGCAAAAGCGCTAAACAAACGTTCGAAACTGCGTTTGATGATTAGCGGAACATATGACGATGCTGCCGACAAAAAAGCGCTGCAAGTAGCGAAATTGATAGAGCAGGTCGTCAAAAAAAGCGGTATAACGAACGAAGATGAAAAAAGAAATGCCCTTACCGCAGAGATGCTCGAAGATATCTATAAGAAATATGTAAAAGAGGATAAACTCGATGAGATAAGAAGTAAGCTGGAAAAAGAGTATACGGATAAAGAACAGTTTAAACAGAAGTATTTGTCACGGCTGGTAGATATCGACAGTTCGTTTATGACCGTAAGTGAAGACGACGTAAAAAAACTGGCTGACGCGAGAGCAAAAACGATTCGTGA
- the infC gene encoding translation initiation factor IF-3 — MNKKQDRVIMNDDIRVPEVRCNVDGGESLGIISTDEAMEKANEMGLDLVLIAPTAKPPVAKIMDYGKYKYQEEKKLKEQRKNQTKIDVKEIKLSVKIADNDINYKVKHAREFLAQGKHVKFRVFLRGREMAHPEAAKEVLLRVWPMLEDVSTMEKPPVFEGRYYNMYLVPNK; from the coding sequence TTGAATAAAAAACAAGACCGTGTCATAATGAATGACGATATCAGAGTTCCTGAAGTACGCTGTAACGTAGATGGTGGAGAGTCATTAGGTATCATATCGACAGATGAGGCTATGGAAAAGGCAAATGAGATGGGACTGGATTTAGTCTTGATCGCTCCTACAGCAAAACCGCCTGTCGCAAAGATCATGGATTACGGTAAGTATAAGTATCAAGAAGAGAAAAAACTCAAAGAACAGCGTAAAAATCAAACGAAGATCGACGTAAAAGAGATAAAGCTCTCTGTAAAAATAGCCGATAACGACATCAATTATAAGGTAAAACATGCGAGAGAGTTTTTAGCTCAAGGCAAGCATGTAAAATTCCGTGTTTTCCTGCGCGGTCGCGAGATGGCTCATCCAGAAGCAGCAAAAGAGGTTTTGCTGCGCGTCTGGCCAATGCTTGAAGATGTCTCTACAATGGAAAAACCGCCTGTGTTCGAGGGTCGCTACTACAATATGTACCTGGTGCCTAACAAATAA
- the thrS gene encoding threonine--tRNA ligase — MNTIALKYNDEIVDLQTAKALGIEGQAIELDNSKDSLEVLRHSTAHLMAQAIKSLYPDAEFYVGPVVKEGFYYDFKTSATIGESDLKTIEKEMLNLAKKKTEIEKYDISMDEAKIKFANDHLKLAVLQNIPSNTVSIYKQGDFEDLCRGPHLPNIGFIRYFKLMKIAGAYLGGDSKNEMLTRIYGIAFADKESLKNYLDMMAEAEKRDHRKVGAEMNLFAFREEVGSGFALWLPAGARLRSRLEQLLFKAHRKRGYEPVRGPEMLKSDLWKVSGHYQNYGENMYFTHIEESEDKHIEFGIKPMNCVGHIKVYEHELRSYRDLPLKFFEYGVVHRHEMTGALHGLFRVREFTQDDAHIFCTMGQVEEQILEVLDFVDKIMKTFEFTYDMKLSTRPDKAVGNTEVWDIAEGALKNALERNNMPFEIEAGDGAFYGPKIDIKITDAIGREWQCGTVQLDLNLPSRFELEYNGEGNEKIQPVMIHRAILGSFERFVGILTEHYAGEFPMFVAPTQVAIVPIAETHNAYAKELADKLLDIGADSEIYSKNESLNKRIRTAEKARVPMIIVLGDEEVANKTIAIRDRRTREQYNLSEKEFISLIQTKINEVNF; from the coding sequence TTGAATACAATCGCACTGAAGTACAATGATGAAATTGTTGACTTGCAAACTGCAAAAGCACTTGGCATCGAAGGTCAGGCAATAGAATTGGACAACTCCAAAGATTCTCTTGAAGTCTTGCGCCATTCGACGGCCCATCTTATGGCTCAAGCTATCAAATCATTATATCCCGATGCGGAATTTTATGTCGGACCGGTAGTAAAAGAGGGATTTTATTACGATTTTAAAACCTCTGCGACTATCGGTGAAAGCGATCTGAAAACGATAGAAAAAGAGATGCTCAATCTTGCCAAGAAAAAAACGGAGATAGAAAAATACGATATCTCTATGGATGAGGCAAAGATAAAATTTGCAAACGATCATCTGAAGCTGGCTGTTTTGCAAAATATCCCGAGCAACACGGTCTCTATCTATAAGCAGGGAGATTTCGAAGATCTTTGCCGCGGTCCCCATCTGCCTAATATCGGATTTATAAGGTATTTTAAACTTATGAAGATCGCGGGTGCATATCTCGGAGGAGATTCTAAAAACGAAATGCTTACCCGTATCTACGGTATTGCGTTTGCGGACAAAGAATCGCTGAAAAACTATCTTGACATGATGGCGGAAGCGGAAAAACGCGACCATAGAAAAGTTGGAGCCGAGATGAATCTTTTTGCATTCCGTGAAGAGGTCGGTTCGGGCTTTGCATTATGGCTTCCGGCTGGTGCACGTCTTCGTTCCCGTTTAGAACAACTTCTTTTTAAAGCGCATCGTAAAAGAGGCTATGAGCCTGTTCGCGGTCCGGAAATGCTTAAAAGCGATCTTTGGAAGGTATCAGGGCACTACCAGAACTATGGCGAAAACATGTATTTTACACATATTGAAGAGTCAGAAGATAAACATATAGAGTTCGGTATCAAACCTATGAACTGTGTCGGGCATATCAAAGTATATGAACATGAACTTCGTTCATACAGAGACCTGCCGCTTAAGTTCTTCGAATATGGTGTTGTCCACCGCCACGAGATGACGGGTGCGCTTCACGGACTTTTTAGAGTCCGTGAATTCACTCAGGATGATGCGCATATTTTTTGTACGATGGGACAAGTAGAAGAACAGATACTTGAAGTACTTGATTTTGTCGATAAGATCATGAAAACATTTGAATTTACGTATGATATGAAGCTTTCGACACGCCCGGATAAAGCCGTTGGTAATACGGAAGTTTGGGATATAGCCGAAGGTGCGTTAAAAAATGCACTTGAAAGAAACAATATGCCTTTTGAGATCGAAGCGGGAGACGGTGCATTTTACGGACCAAAGATAGATATCAAGATTACCGATGCTATCGGTAGGGAATGGCAGTGCGGAACCGTTCAGCTGGACTTAAACTTGCCAAGCAGATTTGAGTTAGAGTACAATGGTGAAGGCAATGAGAAGATTCAGCCCGTCATGATCCATAGAGCGATTTTAGGTTCTTTTGAGCGTTTTGTTGGTATATTGACGGAACATTATGCTGGAGAGTTTCCGATGTTCGTCGCTCCGACGCAGGTTGCGATAGTTCCGATTGCCGAAACTCACAACGCATATGCAAAAGAGTTGGCAGATAAATTGCTTGATATCGGTGCGGACAGCGAGATCTATTCTAAAAACGAAAGTCTCAACAAACGTATCCGTACGGCAGAAAAGGCTCGTGTTCCTATGATCATAGTCCTAGGCGACGAAGAGGTCGCTAACAAAACTATAGCGATAAGAGACCGTAGAACGCGCGAACAATATAACCTAAGTGAAAAAGAGTTTATTTCACTTATACAAACCAAGATCAATGAGGTAAATTTTTGA
- the aroC gene encoding chorismate synthase → MNRFGQRFSFSTFGESHGKALGCLVDGVPAGLLIDEAFIQSELDRRKPGKSKFETARQEDDKVEILSGVFEGLSTGTPIAMIIYNTNQKSKDYSNIKDVFRPGHADFTYFHKYGIRDYRGGGRSSARETAARVAAGAVAKLMLKQLDIEVLSGICEIDGIKSNEFDYEYAKESIIYALDPSVEEAQKDAVMKAKEVHDSVGGVSRVVIKGAPVGLGEPLYYKMDAVLADAMMGINAVKAVEIGDGIGSASLRGSQNNDPIRANGFMSNHAGGILGGITNAEEIVLDVYFKPTPSIFQEQHTITKDNDEVDFSLKGRHDPCVAIRGTIVCEAMAALVVADMVLLNMGRTMNGVKNYYK, encoded by the coding sequence ATGAACCGTTTTGGACAAAGATTTAGCTTTAGCACGTTTGGCGAGTCTCACGGAAAAGCGCTCGGCTGTTTAGTCGACGGGGTCCCTGCCGGACTTCTTATAGACGAAGCGTTTATTCAAAGCGAACTCGACCGCAGAAAACCCGGTAAAAGCAAATTCGAAACGGCTCGCCAAGAGGATGACAAGGTGGAGATACTCAGCGGCGTGTTCGAGGGTTTGAGCACGGGAACGCCTATTGCGATGATCATCTACAATACGAATCAAAAATCAAAAGACTACTCCAACATCAAAGACGTATTTCGCCCGGGACATGCCGATTTTACCTATTTTCACAAATACGGTATCCGTGATTATCGCGGCGGCGGGCGTTCGTCTGCCAGAGAAACGGCAGCACGCGTTGCGGCGGGAGCCGTCGCAAAACTGATGTTAAAACAGCTTGATATAGAGGTACTAAGCGGAATATGCGAGATCGACGGTATCAAATCAAATGAGTTTGATTACGAATATGCAAAAGAAAGCATCATCTACGCGCTTGACCCGTCCGTCGAAGAGGCGCAAAAAGATGCTGTCATGAAAGCAAAAGAGGTGCATGATTCCGTCGGCGGTGTTTCCCGCGTCGTAATAAAAGGCGCTCCCGTGGGTCTTGGAGAGCCGCTTTATTATAAGATGGACGCCGTACTTGCCGATGCGATGATGGGCATAAATGCGGTAAAAGCCGTAGAGATCGGCGACGGCATCGGCAGTGCGTCGCTGCGAGGCTCACAAAACAATGATCCGATCCGTGCAAACGGATTTATGAGCAATCATGCAGGAGGCATTTTAGGCGGTATCACCAACGCAGAAGAGATCGTCTTAGACGTCTATTTCAAACCGACACCTTCTATCTTTCAAGAACAGCATACAATCACAAAAGACAATGACGAGGTCGACTTCTCGCTCAAAGGACGTCATGACCCGTGTGTCGCGATAAGGGGCACGATAGTGTGCGAAGCGATGGCGGCACTCGTCGTAGCCGATATGGTCTTGCTCAACATGGGTAGAACAATGAACGGCGTAAAGAACTACTACAAATAA
- the rnc gene encoding ribonuclease III, whose amino-acid sequence MESLEKTLGYKFKDRQLLIEALTHKSYKQPYDNERLEFLGDAVLDLVVGEYLYKKFPKSDEGKLSKIRASLVNEEGFNKLANVLNLGDYIFLSNAEENNEGRTKPSLLSNAFEAVMGAIYLEAGLEKVQKITIGLIEANYEEISLDSLFRDYKTTLQELTQAHFGVTPDYRLVGSRGPDHKKEFEVAVMIEDKEYAKAVGKSKKIAQQEAAFIAIEILNKELS is encoded by the coding sequence ATGGAGTCGTTGGAAAAAACACTTGGCTACAAGTTTAAAGACAGACAGCTCCTTATCGAAGCGCTGACACATAAAAGCTATAAGCAGCCCTACGATAATGAGCGTCTTGAATTTTTGGGAGATGCGGTTCTTGATCTGGTGGTCGGCGAATATCTTTATAAGAAGTTTCCAAAATCCGATGAGGGAAAACTTTCAAAGATAAGAGCATCACTGGTCAATGAAGAGGGATTTAACAAGCTTGCCAATGTTTTAAATCTCGGTGATTATATATTTTTATCAAATGCCGAAGAGAACAACGAAGGCAGAACAAAGCCTTCTCTTTTGTCAAATGCGTTTGAAGCTGTCATGGGGGCGATATATCTTGAAGCGGGTCTTGAAAAAGTTCAAAAGATCACGATCGGGCTCATAGAAGCGAACTACGAAGAGATATCGCTTGATTCGCTGTTTCGCGATTACAAGACGACGCTTCAGGAACTGACACAGGCACATTTTGGCGTAACGCCGGATTACCGTCTTGTCGGAAGCCGCGGACCGGATCATAAAAAAGAGTTTGAAGTGGCCGTTATGATAGAAGACAAAGAGTATGCAAAAGCCGTAGGCAAGAGCAAAAAGATAGCGCAGCAGGAAGCTGCTTTCATAGCCATAGAGATTTTAAACAAGGAACTTTCATGA
- the rnhA gene encoding ribonuclease HI — translation MKKITLFSDGSALGNPGPGGFGTILRYNDHEKIISGGELHTTNNRMELRGVIEGLKALKEPCEIEVISDSSYVVKGINEWLLGWIARDFKKVKNPDLWQEYIEVSKQHKIKAVWVRGHNGHDENERCDSIAKEEAEKQKRLVN, via the coding sequence GTGAAAAAAATAACTCTTTTCAGTGACGGCAGTGCTCTTGGCAACCCCGGTCCCGGCGGTTTTGGAACGATACTCCGGTACAATGACCATGAAAAGATCATAAGCGGCGGAGAGCTTCATACAACGAACAACCGTATGGAGCTGAGGGGTGTCATAGAGGGTTTAAAAGCTTTAAAAGAACCTTGCGAAATCGAAGTGATCTCTGATTCATCGTATGTGGTAAAAGGGATAAACGAGTGGCTTTTGGGCTGGATAGCGAGAGATTTTAAAAAAGTAAAGAATCCTGACCTTTGGCAGGAGTATATCGAGGTCTCCAAACAGCACAAGATAAAAGCCGTATGGGTTCGCGGGCATAACGGACATGACGAGAACGAAAGGTGCGACAGCATCGCAAAAGAGGAAGCCGAAAAACAAAAAAGGCTGGTAAATTAG
- a CDS encoding tetratricopeptide repeat protein, with translation MNTLFIEYRDPLFGIIVFFVIVFVIALFSYWWGRFKAKDDHRHLDRFLSQFKTPPSQTEIKELISSSNISSKSWLLLADLYSQNGEYEKSIEIYHELLANKENDVNKKEIMFLLGKTYFKAGFLERSKNVFLEILKANPRTPQALRYLLLIYEHLKDYKSALNVLEPLDELGEDVKSDKVYLECILLLNDFSLDENEKIAKLLEIYKDHKRLTYLIFEYLFRKDPKSAWQHLDQSQCQRVSDLLWNLDKDSIDFDIISQNVYLRELFSAKGFINMERSSSVFEFDLLINLKKSGYRGAALTFEYICKNCKQIYPFAFHRCPNCHSIDSVLSEPIISREYSEKNNSFQ, from the coding sequence ATGAATACATTGTTTATAGAATACAGAGACCCGCTTTTCGGGATAATCGTTTTTTTTGTCATAGTCTTTGTTATAGCACTGTTTAGTTATTGGTGGGGGCGTTTTAAAGCAAAGGACGATCATCGCCATCTTGACCGGTTTCTCAGTCAGTTCAAAACACCTCCTTCTCAAACCGAGATCAAAGAGCTGATATCCTCATCGAACATATCATCAAAATCATGGCTGCTTTTAGCCGATCTGTATTCGCAAAACGGCGAATACGAAAAGAGTATAGAGATATATCACGAGCTTTTGGCGAACAAAGAGAACGACGTGAACAAAAAAGAGATAATGTTCTTGCTGGGCAAGACCTATTTTAAAGCGGGTTTTTTGGAGAGAAGCAAAAACGTCTTTTTGGAGATATTAAAAGCCAATCCGAGAACCCCTCAGGCTTTGCGTTATCTTCTGCTTATCTATGAACATTTAAAAGATTATAAGTCTGCACTTAACGTGTTAGAACCGCTCGATGAGCTTGGAGAAGACGTCAAAAGCGACAAGGTATATCTTGAATGTATCTTGCTGTTAAATGATTTTTCATTGGATGAGAACGAAAAGATCGCAAAACTTCTGGAGATATACAAAGATCACAAAAGACTGACATACCTGATTTTTGAATATCTTTTTAGAAAAGATCCCAAATCGGCATGGCAGCATCTGGACCAGTCGCAATGCCAAAGAGTAAGCGACCTATTATGGAATCTTGATAAAGATTCTATCGATTTTGATATAATTTCACAGAATGTGTATTTACGAGAGCTTTTTAGTGCAAAAGGTTTTATAAATATGGAACGCAGCAGTAGCGTTTTTGAGTTTGATCTGTTGATCAACCTTAAAAAAAGCGGATATAGGGGCGCTGCGCTTACATTTGAATATATATGTAAAAACTGTAAACAGATCTATCCGTTTGCATTTCACAGATGTCCGAATTGTCATTCTATAGACTCCGTGCTCAGCGAGCCGATCATCTCTAGGGAATATAGTGAAAAAAATAACTCTTTTCAGTGA
- a CDS encoding recombinase family protein, translating into MTTKLETKRDFTVMVHAYIRSDKNFETAYEQLKVIDMYAEKKKINIDDRYIDQKSQNKRLRDRDDVVNYFKSGAGGTLLVYDTWTLTTNMEDAVQIFSCLLKNEYEVHFVKQSVIISKNSDVMLILGIIDQLRRTLQESSKRSIGRPKGSHSSSKFDKYHNEIISHIKADKSVSEIARLLQVSRSSLKDYIESRELKEIALGSLVHKIPEDAEETVINKIACPITTK; encoded by the coding sequence ATGACGACGAAACTTGAGACTAAAAGGGATTTTACCGTTATGGTTCACGCTTATATTCGTTCGGATAAAAACTTTGAAACTGCATATGAACAGCTCAAAGTAATAGATATGTATGCCGAAAAAAAGAAGATCAATATCGATGACAGGTACATAGATCAAAAATCTCAGAACAAGCGTTTGCGAGACAGGGATGACGTAGTAAACTATTTTAAAAGCGGAGCAGGCGGGACTCTTTTGGTCTATGACACCTGGACGCTTACTACGAACATGGAGGATGCCGTTCAGATATTCAGCTGTCTGCTGAAAAACGAATATGAAGTCCACTTTGTAAAACAATCTGTTATAATTAGCAAAAATAGCGATGTCATGCTGATTTTAGGTATTATAGACCAACTTCGACGGACTCTGCAAGAGAGCTCCAAACGATCGATCGGCAGACCAAAAGGAAGTCATTCATCATCTAAATTCGATAAGTATCATAATGAGATAATATCTCACATAAAAGCAGATAAAAGCGTAAGCGAAATCGCAAGATTGCTGCAAGTAAGCCGAAGTTCGTTAAAAGATTATATAGAATCCCGTGAACTAAAAGAGATAGCTCTGGGTTCTCTTGTTCATAAAATACCTGAAGATGCAGAAGAGACTGTGATAAATAAAATCGCATGTCCCATAACAACCAAATAA